The segment CGCGGCCGAGGGAGTGCAGGTGATCAAAGCAAATCCGGACGCACCGCTCGAATTGGATGACGGCGCGGTGGACGTCGTTTTCGCCTCAAACTTTTTCGAGCATCTTTCCAGCCGGCAGCAGATTATTGATATGCTTGCAGACATCAGGCGCGTGCTCGCTCCGAACGGAAAGCTGATCGTCGTCCAGCCGAATATCAAATATCTCTATACGCACTACTGGGACTATTTCGACCACCAGATCGCGCTGAGCGATGAGAGCATGCGAGAGGCCATAGTCGCGGCGGGCTTGATTGTCGAAGTGCTCAAAGGGCGCTTTCTGCCCTATACCTTCCGCAGCCGCTTTCCCAAGGGAAGCTTCTTCGTTAAGACCTACCTCCGCTTCCCCTGCTTCCACCGCATCTTTGGCAAGCAGATGTTCATCGTCGCGCGCAAGCCCTGAAACAATTCTTCTGAAGAAGGAGCATTCCATGCCGGAAAAGAGATTCGTTGTGGAAATTGGAATGGGAGTGGATCTGCATGGCCAGGATGTCACGACAGCGGCCGCGCGGGCGGTACGCGACGCGATCTCGCGCAACTGCCTCTGCGGGCTCTCCGAGATCTGCGGCCTGACGCACCCCGACCAGATGCATGTCCATGTGCTTATCGCGTGCCCTAAACCAGCCGAGGTCGACAAAGAGGCTGTGCTGAAAGAACTGCCGCTGGGAAAGAAGACGATTACGGTGCGTGAGGGAGGAATGACTTCTCCGGGTCTTTATGTTCCGCAACTGGGCGATGCCTCCGAGGACATCGTCGTCGCAAATGCATCGGTGATCGTATCAGTGGACGCGCCTTCCTGATTTTCAGGAGGCCCGGCCAAGAAAGCTTTCCGTTCAAGATCAGCCGTAGCGATATGGACGCAAAAATGCTCCCCTCCAAAAGATTATCGGCATAAAAGCTTGTTGTGTCTGCCATCCCGGCAGATAGCATGTTTCAATCTTCAATTCAATTTTTTATCGAATGAGCCGCCGGAAAAAGAAGTCCTGCAGCGAACGCGAAGAATCATCTGGCGCCGTTTCAATCAGGTGATGGCGGCCACCGCGTCGAGTGTGGCCTTGGCGAAATCTCTCGCCGGCGGATGCGTGAGCAGTTTCTTCAGCCCGTCGCCTCCCTGCAGGCGCCTGGCGTAGTATTCCAGTAACAGCGCGACGTTTTCTTTTGCTTGCTGGACATTGAAGTCGATTTCATTTTGCGGGTCTTCCCCTGCGGCAATCGCCTTTGCGGCCAACTCGACGATGCCTTCCTTCAGCTTGGCCAGGGCTTCGGCGCTATTCAGTTTCGGCTTCCGTAATTGGGTAGCGAGGTCAGCCAACATCGAGGAAGCGTCCCGGCGCAGCTCCTTTGCGACATTGTGCAGGTTGGAGTCGGGATAATCGAGCACCTGCGCGACCGCATGCCAGACGCCCAGCAGCGACTGTTCCGCAGCCTGCAAATTCATGTCCCTGATGTACAGCGGGTCCTCGTTCAGATACTCTTTCCGGTAGGGCAGGCTGCCGTCGTCCTTGATGTCTTTGCCGAAGAAATGATACCGCTTGGCAGGCGGAATCTTGATGTGACGGTTTGCCGGATCAACGATCTCCTTCAGTGTCGCCCAGCCGGCCTTCAGTTCGGTGTATCTGGACTGTACCTTGAGGAACGTCGAAGGCTCGCCGAAATGCTGCTTCCACCGCTGCTCGGCTTCCTTGATCATCTTCCTCACGCGGCCGTTCGGAGCGAACCGCTCCATTGCGGCAAGCATCGCGTAGCTCTGATAGGCGATCTGCCGGTGTCGCTCGGCCCTTTGCTGGAAATGCTTGTCCTCGTATTCCTTGTATCGTTCATATCCATTGAACTGGACCTTGAACATACGGAGCATGCTCGTCCCCCACGTGTGCAGCAGACGCTCGTCACCTTTGCGGATGTATTCGAGGATCTCGTGTTCGTACAGATGCTTGTGCATCATGCCGCCGCCGTAAAAGCTCACGTCCTCCCACTTGAACGGCTTGATTCGGCCCTCCTCTTTCAGGCGATTGTACAGGGGCGTGCCCGGATAGGGGGTGACCCGGGTGAGCTGGGCCGTGGTCGGCTCGCACTCCAGGAAGTACTGAAAATCTTCCTCGAGCGTCTCGCGCGTGTGAAAATCGAAACCGGCCATCCACCCGACGGTCGCGCTGATGCCGCGCTTGTAGAGTTCGTGAAAAATCTCCTTGGCATCGCCCACCCGTTTTCCGTATCCTTGGTCCGGCGCGAATTTCGATTCGAGCCCGATGAAGATGTTGCCCACGTTGCAATGCGCCAGATCGTCCAGGTCCCGGTATTTCGAGAGCGTGTTGATGCTGGTCAAAATCGTGATGCTGAACTGCGAGAAATCGAGCGCTGGGTCCTCGCGCAGCAATCGGCCCACCTCGAGAATGAATTCCTTGTCCTGGTCTTCCTCATAGATGATGAAGCGCGTGCCGGGTTTGTACTCCTGCCACATCTTGATCTCGTTCTTCACCTGCTCGGGCGTCACCAGCACGTGGCGTTTGCCGCCGAAGTGAGTGGTGGTCGTACAGAAGTCGCAGCCGCGGTCGCATCCCACCGCCGCAATCAGAGCCGCAAAATTTCCTTCCGGCCATCGGTCCAGCCACGGCGGAGAGCCGAACGCGCACCGGGGCAAAAAATGCTGGCGAACGGGGGCGCCCACATCATCGCCCAGCAGCCGGCGAAACCACATGACTCCGTCGCCGAGAACGACGTGATCCACGAGCTTCTTCCATTCCTCCTCCGGATAGTACGCCCCCACGCTCTGCGCAACAAAGCTCCCCAGAATGATTTCGCTCTTCGGAGAATGCGTCCTCACCATGCGGCACATCTCCATAACGCTCTCCAGGTTCGGCGTGAGCGCTGAAATGCCCACATAGTCGTACCCTTTTTTCACTTCCTCGATCCAGTTCTCCATCGTGGGATGGTCGAGCACAACGCACGGGGCGGATACATTTTGAGCTATGATGAAGGAGCCGACAAGGTGCATATGCCCTTCATTGGTAAAAATGCCCTGTCCCTTCATGAAGCGCTGGCGAACGATATCGGTCGGAGTGTCGTGCCAGGGCTGGATCGGATATGGAGTGACCGGCGTGGAAAGCAGGATACGTTTCATGAGAATAGCCCCCCTCTTTTCTCAGTCTCGTCGGACAACGCGCGGCTTGAATTTTTCTCTATTCCACCAGGACCAATCCGAAATACTGCGCCGGACAATCGTAATCCTTTACCACTTCCAGCTTGTAGCCGTTGTTCGCGACCGTCTGGAAGACGTCTATGCCGGAAGCCTCCATCGATGGGCGCAGTTGCTGAGGAAAACGACAGCCGGCTTTCAGCGCGCACGCATCGCACTTGTGGCAGGGGCCCTCGCCGAGCGACCACGCCTTGTAGTTGCCGTCGAGGAATATCTCGCGCTCGAGCGCGAGCATGATGGGGTTCACTTGCCAGAGCGGGCCCTTCATGAGAATCGCCCATTTATAGGAATCGACAATCTGGCGCGTCTGCTCGGGCGTCGGAGAAAACGGCGGGCACGACAGCCTGCGGCCGTATCCGGCGCAGCCGTATTGGCAGCGCATCCGCACCCAGGGCGCTGTAACCACAGTTTTCGTCAAGATCGCCTTTGCATCGAGCGCCCCGAGTTCGAGCGCGCGCTCGCGATATCGCTCGAGTTTCGCCGCAATCGCGTTTTTCCGCGGCGCGGCAGTGACAACGCCGGCACGCTTCGACACCGGAGCGGCGCTTTTCCGCTTCGGCACTATTATCTCTTTCCGCTTCGCCATATGCCTCTCCTTTTTGCATTGCTCCAGTGGGTGACGCCTCGCCAGTTTATCACGAACAAAAGAACCGGTCAAACCGAATTCAGAGAGATACAGGCGGATTTTTCCGCCGCCTGAATGAGCCGTCATTTTTTTTCGGAAATGCTGCATTGTTTTATTGACAGGATAACCCTTCCGTATTATATTTACCAGTACTCCAAGATTTTCCTCTGAACGGTCATCATTCCATCGGAAAAGGAGGCTTCTTATGAGCCGCGCGAAAAAATCATTTCATTGTTTGACGATTACCTTTGTCCTTCTAGTGCTCCCCTTTGCAGTTTCGATTGCGGACGAAGTCCTTCTTCAAGAGTTGTCGCCGGATGCCCAGAGCACCACCGGCCCTGTGCCTCCTGAAGGGACTTTTCCCGGATTCGCGCCGGCTGCCCTCGATTATGAAGTCGTGATACCCGATGTCCCGGCATACCTGTGGACCAACGGCTGCGGCCCGACCGCCGCCGGAATGGTCGTTGGATATTGGGATGGCCAGGGATTCGATGAGCTGGTTGAAGGAGACGCCTCAACGCAGACGGCGGCAGTCGATGCCATGATCTCGAGCTCGGGAAATTACAGCGACTATTGCCTGCCTCTGGATTCGGCGCCCGGTCCGCTGCTGCCGGATCTGTCCGAACCGCCCGCCGGCGATGAGCATCCACACGACAGCGTCGCCGATTTCATGAAGACCTCTCAGAGCGCTTCGAGCAATTATTACGGCTGGAGCTGGTTCTCGCACGTCGATGACGCGCTCGCCGGATACATCGCTCTGGCCGGTCCGCAATATACCGCTCACATGGAAAACCTGGTTTTGGACCTTTTCACCTGGGCCCGGTTCTGCGAGGAAATAGATGCTGGCCAGCCGGTCATCCTGCTCGTTGACACCGGCGGAGACGGTTCCACGGATCATTTTGTGACCGCCGTCGGCTACGGCGAGTTTGGCGGAACTCAGATGTATGCGTGTCTGAATACCTGGGACAGGTCGATCCACTGGTTTGCCTTCGAAAGAATAGGTGTCGGCCAGCCCTGGGGCATCTTCGGGGCGACCCTTTTCTACCTCGAACCGCCACCGCTCACCGGCATTCAATTGTCGTCACCGGCGGACGGGAGCGCCATATCGTCGCCGCCTGAATTCGCATGGACCGCCGATGGCGGAGTGGACAATGTGTTCGCTGTCGACGGCAGCCTCTCGGCCGACTTCAGCACGTATTGGTCGACATACGAGGATATGCATCAGTTGATTGCCGGTACAAGCTGGCTCATGCCGGCCGCGGTCTGGAACAAAATTCCGGCAGGAAGAACAATATACTGGCGCGTTCGCGGCGCCGATCTTTCCCAGACGCCTCTGACTGTCATCAGCAGCGACCAGGTGTGGTCTTTCGTGAAACAATAGGAGATGTTACACCGGATAGAATTGTCGTATGACTGAGCATGAACCGCTGATTCTGAAGCATGGTGGTTATCGAAAGCTGAAGAGTTTTCAAATCGCGCAGTTGGTCTATGACGTGACGGCGCGCTTTTGTGACCGCTATATTGACAAAAGCAGCCGGACTCATGATCAGATGGTCCAAGCTGCGCGAAGCGGCGTGCAGAACATCGCCGAAGGATGGTGCATGGGATTGATGAAGAGAGAACCAATCAAACTGCCGACCTGAAACCTATCTTCGGTGGTCGACAGAAAGACCCAGAGTCTGTCAAGGTATTTCCTCTATCACATCAAAGTCGACGACCTCGACGGGAAATCCGGTCCCGATCGTAGTTCCGTTGCCCAATTGGCCGTAAGTATTCCCTCCCCAGGCCCAGAGTGTGCCGTCATTCTTCAGCGCAAGGCTGTGTTTTTCTCCCCCCGCTGGTTCGGACACGTCTTCGATGCTCAGCAGCACAGGAGTTGATCTGTCGATTACGGTTCCATCTGCCAATTGGCCATATTCGTTCGATCCCCATGCCCAGACCGTGCCGTCATTCTTAAGAGCAAAACAGTGGCAATGACCGGCAGAAATTGTGGCCACATTGCTGAGAGCGCTCACCGGCACAGGGGTAAATCTATCGATTGTGCTTCCATCCCCCAATTGACCATAAAAATTCGAACCCCAGGCCCAGATCGTGCCATCACACTTGAGCGCATGGCTGAAACCGCCACCTGTATA is part of the Candidatus Abyssobacteria bacterium SURF_5 genome and harbors:
- a CDS encoding class I SAM-dependent methyltransferase; translated protein: MCREYLQKFIAPSASVVDLGAGTCEFINNITCSKKYAVDLNPDTANFAAEGVQVIKANPDAPLELDDGAVDVVFASNFFEHLSSRQQIIDMLADIRRVLAPNGKLIVVQPNIKYLYTHYWDYFDHQIALSDESMREAIVAAGLIVEVLKGRFLPYTFRSRFPKGSFFVKTYLRFPCFHRIFGKQMFIVARKP
- a CDS encoding DUF2284 domain-containing protein; protein product: MAKRKEIIVPKRKSAAPVSKRAGVVTAAPRKNAIAAKLERYRERALELGALDAKAILTKTVVTAPWVRMRCQYGCAGYGRRLSCPPFSPTPEQTRQIVDSYKWAILMKGPLWQVNPIMLALEREIFLDGNYKAWSLGEGPCHKCDACALKAGCRFPQQLRPSMEASGIDVFQTVANNGYKLEVVKDYDCPAQYFGLVLVE